From the Hylaeus volcanicus isolate JK05 chromosome 4, UHH_iyHylVolc1.0_haploid, whole genome shotgun sequence genome, one window contains:
- the LOC128875483 gene encoding tetraspanin-33-like, with translation MMNNRRRTNNFTYVSSCVKYMIFMLNFVFWLFGGLLIGVGLYAFVDKWQATGSVRVENVYDVVLNISLVMVIAGGVVFVVSFAGCVGALRENTCLLKFYSLCLLVFFLLEMGVAIVGFVFPHTLQSLLEESFTDKIIQTYREDPDLQNFIDFGQQEFRCCGLSQEGYLDWGKNEYFNCSSPSVERCGVPFSCCINATDISSGLVNIMCGYKVQMLPVSEAGKKVWTSGCIEIVRSWAERNLYTIAGIALGIALSQLFVIYLAKTLEGQIELQKSRWHS, from the exons ATGATGAATAACCGAAGACGAACAAATAACTTTACGTACGTTAGCTCGTGTGTAAAGTACATGATATTTATgctcaattttgttttttgg TTATTCGGAGGACTACTAATTGGAGTGGGTTTATATGCATTCGTGGACAAATGGCAGGCAACTGGTTCTGTTAGAGTGGAAAATGTGTATGATGTAGTCctaaatatttcacttgtAATGGTTATAGCAGGAGGAGTTGTTTTCGTTGTTAGTTTCGCAGGATGTGTTGGAGCATTGCGTGAAAATACTTGTCTTCTGAAATTT TATTCGTTGTGCCTATTGGTATTCTTTCTCCTTGAAATGGGCGTAGCAATTGTTGGTTTTGTATTTCCACATACATTGCAATCTTTATTGGAAGAATCATTCACTGATAAGATTATACAAACCTATCGAGAAGATCCTGatctacaaaattttattgattttggacAACAAGAA TTTCGGTGCTGTGGTTTAAGTCAAGAAGGATATTTAGACTGGGGGAAGAATGAATACTTTAATTGCTCCAGTCCTAGTGTGGAACGTTGCGGTGTACCATTCTCTTGTTGCATTAATGCTACAGACATATCt aGTGGATTAGTGAATATAATGTGTGGCTATAAAGTTCAGATGTTACCAGTATCCGAAGCTGGGAAGAAGGTATGGACTAGTGGTTGCATTGAAATAGTGAGAAGTTGGGCAGAACGTAATCTTTATACAATAGCGGGCATTGCTTTGGGCATAGCTCTTAGCCAATTATTTGTCATTTATCTTGCTAAGACGTTAGAAGGTCAAATTGAATTGCAAAAATCTCGTTGGCATTCCTGA
- the LOC128875487 gene encoding anaphase-promoting complex subunit 13, whose product MDSQVCGDGRLLDLIDEAWHKERLPIDDIVVPVAELPDPESDNGDSHMTLKELEQKWNNLALGTLSENHLHSPTPSHN is encoded by the coding sequence ATGGACAGTCAAGTGTGCGGAGACGGTCGATTGTTAGATCTGATCGATGAAGCTTGGCACAAGGAACGTTTGCCCATTGACGATATCGTAGTACCAGTAGCAGAATTACCCGATCCCGAAAGTGACAATGGTGATTCTCACATGACATTAAAGGAATTAGAACAAAAGTGGAATAATCTAGCTTTAGGGACTCTCAGTGAAAATCATTTGCATTCCCCGACACCATCTCATAATTAA
- the LOC128875484 gene encoding AN1-type zinc finger protein 1-like yields the protein MEFPDTGERCSVEDCKQLNFLPFECNHCHDIFCKEHFHIASHKCSGYRENVTNTKTKASSYTCSDESCKETSPIELPCIKCKRHFCLQHRYHGCLEYSNEEKTTKLKKWQIPKKQFAEAKAIVDQEISDKLKKSKNTAMANKVRLMRIKGSAVGPKNVPVNERCYFLVYPSTKISNKNVGPSKGIYVNTNWTIGKAIDSMADILKVTNNNNTAGAPKLQLFHHSTGALICNEMDTLLSKLFENSELVDGQSVILECSNTMVVDTSLYK from the exons ATGGAATTTCCAGACACAGGGGAAAGATGTTCGGTCGAAGACTgcaaacaattgaattttttgccATTCGAATGCAATCATTGTCATGACATTTTCTGCAAGGAACATTTTCACATAGCTTCTCATAAATGTTCTGGATATCGTGAAAATGTTACGAATACTAAAACAAAGGCTTCGAGTTATACGTGTTCAGACGAATCTTGCAAAGAAACTTCACCTATAGAGCTGCCGTGTATAAAGTGCAAAAGACACTTTTGTTTACAACATAGATATCACGGATGTTTAGAATATAGTAATGAAGAGAAGACAACAAAGTTAAAAAAGTGGCAAATACCAAAAAAACAATTTGCCGAAGCTAAAGCTATAGTGGATCAAGAAATTTCAGACAAGTTGAAAAAATCCAAGAATACTGCAATGGCGAATaaa GTACGGCTCATGCGCATAAAAGGTTCAGCTGTTGGACCTAAAAATGTTCCAGTAAACGAACGTTGTTATTTTCTTGTGTATCCATCGACTAAAATATCCAATAAGAATGTAGGACCGTCGAAAGGTATTTATGTGAACACAAACTGGACAATTGGGAAAGCTATAGATTCGATGGCTGACATACTAAAAGTAACTAACAATAACAATACAGCTGGTGCACccaaattacaattatttcatcattCAACTGGTGCACTGATATGTAATGAAATGGATACACTGCTATCAAAGCTGTTTGAAAACTCTGAACTTGTTGATGGACAAAGTGTTATTTTAGAATGTTCGAATACTATGGTTGTAGATActtctttatacaaataa